One part of the Sebastes fasciatus isolate fSebFas1 chromosome 8, fSebFas1.pri, whole genome shotgun sequence genome encodes these proteins:
- the kcng1 gene encoding voltage-gated potassium channel regulatory subunit KCNG1, whose protein sequence is MTLLSGDGSDYDYSALSCASDSSFNAPPLQEEEAQKGAFYKRAQRAPEVGSIHDDTLLSSARKLYAIINVGGLRYQLPWTTLEDFPLSRLGQLHLCSSFDEIMGICDDYDVTHNEFFFDRSPCAFRTILTFLRAGKLRSLREMCALSFREELLYWGVPEESLEWCCRRRLLQRVEEFEAMERAEEEEELLEDLLDSDSGHREHPAESRLNRCMGKLRDMVERPHSGLPGKIFACLSVLFVTITAVNLSISTMPAMREEEEAGKCSRMCYNIFIVETVCVAWFSLEFTLRFIQDRSKLAFLRQPLNMIDVVAILPYYITLVVDSTSKGEKRLGSGNSYLDKVGLVLRVLRALRILYVMRLARHSLGLQTLGLTARRCTREFGLLLLFLCVAIALYSPLLYLIENEMAATQEFTSIPATYWWAVITMTTVGYGDMVPRSIPGQVVALSSILSGILLMAFPVTSIFHTFSRSYVELKQEQQRLLQRRTHFLLRNRMAGLGSNLSLESDML, encoded by the exons ATGACCCTGTTGTCGGGCGATGGCTCTGACTATGACTACAGTGCCCTGAGCTGTGCCTCCGATTCCTCTTTCAACGCGCCTCCCCTGCAAGAAGAGGAGGCTCAGAAGGGGGCCTTCTACAAGAGGGCGCAGCGTGCCCCTGAGGTTGGCTCCATCCATGACGACACCCTACTGTCCAGCGCCCGTAAGCTCTACGCCATCATCAATGTGGGCGGCCTGCGTTACCAGCTGCCCTGGACCACCTTAGAGGACTTCCCCCTGTCTCGCCTGGGCCAGCTGCACCTCTGCAGCAGCTTTGACGAGATCATGGGCATCTGCGACGACTACGACGTCACGCACAACGAGTTCTTCTTCGACCGCAGCCCCTGCGCCTTCCGCACCATCCTGACCTTCCTGCGGGCGGGCAAGCTGCGGTCCCTCAGGGAGATGTGCGCCCTCTCCTTCAGGGAGGAGCTGCTCTACTGGGGGGTCCCTGAGGAGAGCCTTGAGTGGTGCTGCCGCCGACGGCTGCTGCAGCGCGTGGAGGAGTTTGAGGCGATGGAgagagcggaggaggaggaggaactcCTGGAGGATCTGTTGGATTCAGACAGTGGACACAGGGAGCACCCAGCTGAGTCCAGGCTCAACCGGTGCATGGGCAAGCTGAGAGACATGGTGGAGAGGCCTCATTCAGGCCTGCCAGGGAAGATCTTTGCTTGTCTGTCGGTGCTGTTTGTCACCATCACTGCTGTCAACTTATCCATCAGCACCATGCCTGccatgagagaggaggaggaggct GGCAAATGTTCCCGCATGTGCTACAACATCTTCATAGTGGAGACGGTGTGTGTGGCCTGGTTCTCATTGGAGTTCACCCTGCGCTTCATTCAAGACCGCAGCAAGCTGGCCTTCCTCCGGCAGCCCCTGAACATGATCGACGTGGTGGCCATCCTGCCGTACTACATCACCCTGGTGGTGGACAGCACCTCCAAAGGGGAGAAGCGCCTGGGCTCCGGCAACAGCTACTTGGACAAAGTGGGCCTGGTTCTGCGCGTCCTGAGAGCCCTGCGCATCCTCTACGTGATGCGGCTGGCTCGCCATTCGCTGGGCCTGCAGACTCTGGGCCTGACGGCACGCCGCTGCACGCGGGAGTTCgggctgctcctcctcttcctgtgtGTTGCCATCGCCCTGTATTCCCCTTTGCTGTACTTGATTGAGAACGAGATGGCCGCCACGCAGGAGTTCACCAGCATCCCCGCAACCTACTGGTGGGCTGTCATCACCATGACGACGGTGGGCTACGGGGACATGGTGCCGAGAAGCATCCCGGGCCAGGTGGTGGCTCTGAGCAGCATCTTGAGCGGGATCCTCCTCATGGCCTTCCCCGTCACCTCCATCTTCCACACCTTCTCGAGGTCCTACGTGGAGCTGaagcaggagcagcagaggcTACTGCAGAGGAGGACACACTTCCTCCTGCGGAACCGCATGGCAGGCCTGGGCAGCAACCTCTCCTTAGAGAGCGACATGCTCTAA